In the Athene noctua chromosome 25, bAthNoc1.hap1.1, whole genome shotgun sequence genome, one interval contains:
- the LOC141970120 gene encoding feather keratin Cos1-2-like produces the protein MSCYHQCLPCRPCGPTPLANSCNEPCVRQCQDSTVAIQPSPVVVTLPGPILSSFPQNTVVGSSTSAAVGRILSCDGVPINSGGFDLSCITSRYSGRRCPPC, from the coding sequence atgtcctgctaccaccagtgcctgccatgccggccctgcggcccgaccccgctggccaacagctgcaatgagccctgtgtcaggcagtgccaggactccaccgtggccatccagccctcccccgtggtggtgaccctgcccggccccatcctcagctccttcccacagaacaccgttgtgggctcctccacctccgctgccgttggccgcatcctcagctgtgacggagtgcccatcaactctgggggctttgacctctcctgcattaccagccgctactctggcagaaggtgccccccctgctaa